A stretch of the Epinephelus fuscoguttatus linkage group LG2, E.fuscoguttatus.final_Chr_v1 genome encodes the following:
- the map1aa gene encoding microtubule-associated protein 1A isoform X2 encodes MDGVTEFTEYVSETVDVPSSFDLLEPPTSGGFLKLSKPCCYIFPGGRGDSALFAVNGFNILVDGGSDRKSCFWKLVRHLDRIDSVLLTHIGADNLPGINGLFQRKIAEQEEERNQGSGSSGSGDWMKNLISPELGIVFFNVPEKLRMPESTLKVKRSIEEASLTLQYLNKLGITPEPLHRVVSNTIEPITLFHKLGVGKLDMYVLNPVKESKEMQFLMQKWAGNSKAKTGIMMANGKEGEISVPYLTSVTALIVWIPHRPTEKIVRVLFPGNAPQNKIFEGLEKLKHLDFLRYPVATQKDISSGAPPPIIKQTKMRSRTDSKESLKSSPKPHSKTAKKEAGGQEEEPKGEIIKENKVEKKEEKKPKSESLKATKQQKNSEVAPVTGKTEKKKISKEKTAKHEKASKMDEKKDKEKKEIKKEKVKKDENIRKEEKKESKAKEDKKKDPSKPELRKITKPDLKPLTPEVRKTLHKAKTQAKPKADKNKAVKEEANEKKPVPKNIPEEIAAAALADRSIVSSPEDLTEDFEALKQEELSKVKSEPIQNDVMSGHSLYTDTKGPSFPDEKVTSPAAEIKSTSPKSPVKQEEDSKDKGASVQAAAAEKKETSDGFDKKYEEEKMEKYDKYPAKDDMKDRSKKSDSSEEEGDVIEKAEFEGTEDDEVLKYKTEEVKKEKTGKEWDAKPAEPKPLSTTALSGQVAASASEQFSFIQDETIPGYSETEQTISDEEIHEEPEDRIPQLRYDVGSYDVSVPDVPGTFDSMHGIKEMKSSAVSDVKPKAFTGAPEPELAPYPAIIAAPLAEEEHISSATSITEYDKLSSFATSVAEDQSITSVTAPQTEEGGKNSLLLDTINSIPSRAEAAQGKDYLHSAGTISPTSSLEDDKCFKSPSSDEFQPNVPEIEPDAKIKTAHDEEDDEEDEDEDQTPNVDIPLGKLQEGYEHAAFMMQQERQKSPSAAVSPPSPLFSSTQAVKDNQSLFSTEGFKTGADVKPFSPPPSFSPGLESHSRQESEERCVSPDDSTMKLASPTQSVPTSSGYSPTEEKPFKSEDKDEALIGVKADSQKSVTILDSTAYIGLEGDKTPSEESEESNEEEDDYYTKKDLQPTVKAKLMEAKEGCFLDDDFGSEAKSEKIETEVKGSDKIQVSFSTEEKPKPQVMFSDEDEDEDEKDDDFPGGVRPDESTEKTDVSLKEPEKSVHFSLYNFPEKEPKEKAIYIRQDTPYVHGKTFSYSDFYGSVDSDSYRQESLDKVEKDTVKGEEDSQKPEHPSPLPSTDKMSEKEEFTASYEKESSTSSWLDSKSPSATPPFEEVKGKETFEYSTGSRFPSVADRPEASSTSLSSEKDSSFKSPTDAKPQTYSSMTVFDEGKPAVTGYGDKGACLEVDMRKLTARDEEDYDDDEVVDDDEEDEEDEEEEEEEEEEDEGAVDSDMEKGAKEKSEKEVKSPVSEMFGSNRPEFMVSMAGYGYNSQGKPSSSGSLTKIEQEAKIDSSSLSSKPTDLGATGFSGYSSGFEYSYGSSEKDSFLASQTTDKGKDDFTLKSTEGSYYQNDRADPDFEKQKTPDLLSKRSLDTSFQYTTTAAPAYSSSSAYSYSSSTSGSLSTSRQFGEELETPAEPLFEYSSFKDEHSLVMDPPFPGSAGAKDDYLEVSEKQITATTTAESTSSLARFSPLSPFEEVKSFPSLSSAVSAEDKKDHTTSGGITDKGPQSECFYKADWSEGSKLDTAVGFGASAGPFAQPSELSKDKEAASAALFGVTSSPRPDIEGKHYFEETDSSEEEDEEAYMREMTRRSPSSGLAGSLSFSDKPVAPATSEKTAGALPDVLGSYMPSPLQASKPDTVNGPMEVSTSSALPAGAAAASGAASGPAKVEPREGAAAYRSSYEWEMSKPQMGMVPGDSPPHYRHDDEFEEECEMEPEHPARPLSLSSTDQPFRAPFYAEECSRGGQDDDDDDDSDQDLAGDVPMGATSLYTSRSSPGYSSSEYRQSKHDLSPSFINPCMRQLSSDEDDEEHGRRSDQSQEGDDHDLSVKRRAHKQPHHHQSHSRDSSSLHHTGGMSAGLGLATEDTPPTSVSESLNSQSDSDVPPGTEEYPSATGEGNMDSDEDADYMPADKLSASGGGSHHSSRRSNDPPPAPLMDPCPHPPRPDVCMVDPDSLENGLVKKEPKAKGLKKTSGKTKSSSPARRKRSPMPVKQTPSPRSTSLKKKDTDKSSRMSRLSDGQGSKDDDLSRSSYNPGKGLTNGVKSSSGSQKSGSAAASGLPIYVDLAYIPNHCSAKNVDQEFFKRIRSAYYVVSGNDAASGEPSRGVLDALLDGKAQWGSNLQVTLIPTHDTEVTRDWYQQTHERQQELNIMVLASSSTVVMQDESFPACKIEF; translated from the exons ATGGATGGAGTCACAGAGTTCACCGAGTACGTCTCAGAGACAGTGGATGTGCCGTCGTCCTTTGACCTCCTGGAGCCCCCGACCTCTGGAGGCTTTCTGAAGCTGTCCAAACCATGCTGCTACATCTTCCCTGGAGGCAGGGGAGACTCTGCTCTGTTTGCTGTCAATGGATTCAATATCCTGGTGGATGGAGGGTCAGATCGGAAGTCTTGCTTCTGGAAGCTGGTTCGCCACCTGGACAGGATTGACTCGGTTCTGCTCACCCATATTGGTGCAGACAACCTCCCTGGCATTAATGGTTTGTTCCAGAGGAAGATTGCAGAGCAAGAGGAGGAGCGAAACCAAGGATCTGGCTCCAGCGGCAGTGGTGACTGGATGAAGAACCTGATCTCTCCTGAGCTCGGGATCGTGTTTTTCAATGTCCCAGAGAAGCTGCGGATGCCGGAGTCTACGCTGAAAGTGAAGCGAAGCATTGAGGAGGCATCTCTTACATTGCAGTACCTCAACAAGCTCGGTATCACACCAGAGCCTCTTCACAGGGTAGTCAGCAACACCATTGAGCCCATCACACTTTTCCACAAACTTGGGGTGGGAAAGTTAGACATGTATGTCTTAAACCCTGTAAAGGAGAGCAAAGAGATGCAGTTTCTAATGCAGAAATGGGCTGGGAACAGCAAAGCCAAGACAGGGATTATGATGGCCAATGGTAAAGAGGGAGAAATATCTGTTCCCTATTTGACATCAGTCACTGCTCTCATTGTTTGGATTCCTCATCGTCCAACAGAAAAGATCGTCAGGGTGCTCTTCCCTGGAAATGCACCGCAGAATAAAATCTTCGAGGGCCTAGAGAAACTGAAACACCTGGACTTCCTGCGTTACCCAGTGGCCACTCAAAAAGACATATCATCCGGTGCACCTCCTCCCATCATCAAACAGACTAAAATGAGATCAAGAACTGACAGCAAAGAGAGCCTCAAGTCTTCACCCAAACCACACTCTAAAACAGCAAAGAAAGAAGCTGGTGGGCAGGAGGAAGAGCCCAAGGGTGAAATCATTAAAGAGAATAAAGTGGAAaagaaggaagagaaaaaaCCTAAAAGTGAAAGTCTAAAAGCcaccaaacaacagaaaaacagcgAGGTGGCACCTGTGACCGgcaagacagagaaaaagaaaatatccaAGGAAAAAACTGCCAAGCACGAGAAAGCGTCCAAGATGgatgaaaagaaagacaaagagaaaaaagaaattaagaaagagaaagtgaagaaagatgaaaatataagaaaagaagagaaaaaagaaagtaaagccAAAGAGGATAAAAAGAAGGATCCCAGTAAACCAGAGCTGAGGAAAATCACTAAACCTGACCTGAAGCCGCTCACCCCTGAAGTGAGGAAAACTCTGCATAAGGCTAAGACTCAGGCTAAGCCCAAAGCTGATaaaaataaagcagttaaaGAGGAAGCAAATGAGAAAAAGCCAGTCCCAAAGAACATCCCTGAGGAGATCGCAGCAGCAGCTTTGGCTGACAGGTCCATCGTGTCCTCCCCAGAGGACCTCACCGAGGACTTTGAGGCTCTGAAACAGGAAGAGCTGTCCAAAGTTAAGTCTGAGCCAATCCAGAATGATGTCATGTCTGGGCATTCACTGTACACAGATACTAAAGGTCCTTCCTTCCCTGATGAGAAAGTCACATCCCCAGCTGCTGAGATAAAATCCACTTCACCCAAATCCCCTGTCAAACAGGAGGAAGACAGCAAAGACAAGGGTGCATCAGTACAAGCTGCAGCCGCTGAAAAGAAGGAAACAAGCGATGGCTTTGACAAGAAGTatgaagaggagaaaatggagaaATATGACAAATATCCTGCAAAGGACGACATGAAAGACAGATCAAAGAAGAGTGACagctcagaggaggagggtgatgTCATTGAAAAAGCCGAATTTGAAGGAACAGAAGATGACGAAGTcctgaaatataaaacagaggaggtgaagaAGGAAAAAACTGGAAAGGAGTGGGATGCCAAGCCAGCTGAGCCCAAACCTTTATCAACCACAGCCCTGTCAGGGCAAGTAGCAGCCTCCGCCTCGGAGCAATTCTCCTTCATCCAAGACGAGACCATCCCCGGTTACTCTGAGACTGAGCAGACTATCTCTGATGAGGAGATCCATGAGGAACCAGAGGATAGGATCCCACAGCTGCGTTATGATGTTGGCTCCTATGACGTCTCCGTCCCTGACGTCCCTGGTACCTTTGACTCGATGCATGGTATAAAAGAGATGAAGTCCTCTGCTGTGTCCGATGTCAAACCCAAAGCCTTCACGGGAGCGCCAGAACCTGAGCTTGCACCCTACCCCGCCATCATTGCTGCTCCTCTTGCGGAAGAGGAGCACATCTCCTCAGCAACATCCATCACAGAATATGACAAGCTGTCGTCCTTTGCCACGTCTGTAGCTGAGGACCAGTCAATCACCTCTGTGACAGCGCCTCAGACCGAGGAAGGCGGGAAGAACTCTCTCCTGCTTGACACAATCAACAGTATCCCCTCCCGTGCAGAGGCTGCCCAGGGGAAGGACTATCTCCACTCAGCAGGAACCATCTCACCCACTTCCTCTCTGGAGGATGACAAGTGCTTTAAGTCTCCTTCCTCTGACGAGTTCCAGCCCAACGTTCCTGAGATAGAACCTGATGCAAAGATCAAAACAGCCCACGATGAAGAGGACGATGAGGAAGACGAGGATGAGGACCAGACTCCAAACGTTGACATCCCTCTTGGTAAACTCCAAGAAGGCTACGAACATGCAGCCTTCATGATGCAACAGGAGAGGCAGAaatctccctctgctgctgtttctcctccttctcctctcttctcttccacGCAGGCTGTCAAAGACAACCAGTCTCTCTTTAGCACAGAGGGATTTAAGACTGGTGCTGATGTAAAGCCTTTTTCACCCCCTCCATCTTTTTCCCCGGGGTTAGAGTCCCACTCCAGGCAGGAGAGTGAGGAGCGATGTGTAAGTCCAGATGACAGCACCATGAAACTGGCTTCACCCACCCAATCTGTGCCTACAAGCAGCGGCTACTCTCCGACAGAAGAGAAACCCTTTAAGTCAGAAGACAAAGATGAAGCATTGATCGGTGTTAAAGCTGACTCCCAGAAATCCGTCACTATCTTAGACAGTACCGCTTATATTGGTCTGGAAGGTGACAAGACACCGTCTGAAGAGTCTGAAGAATCCAACGAGGAAGAGGATGATTATTACACCAAAAAGGATCTGCAGCCGACTGTTAAGGCCAAACTGATGGAGGCAAAAGAGGGGTGCTTCTTGGATGACGACTTCGGCTCTGAGGCAAAATCTGAAAAGATAGAAACAGAAGTCAAGGGCTCCGACAAGATACAGGTGTCTTTTAGCACTGAGGAGAAACCAAAACCTCAAGTGATGTTCTCAGATGAAGacgaagatgaagatgaaaaaGACGATGATTTCCCAGGTGGGGTGAGGCCAGATGAGAgcacagagaaaacagatgTCTCTTTAAAAGAGCCTGAGAAAAGTGTTCATTTCAGTCTCTATAATTTCCCAGAGAAGGAGCCCAAAGAAAAGGCTATATATATTAGACAGGACACGCCCTATGTGCACGGCAAAACATTCTCCTACAGTGACTTTTATGGCTCAGTGGACTCTGATTCATATCGTCAGGAGTCCTTAGATAAAGTGGAGAAGGACACTGTAAAAGGTGAAGAGGATTCTCAAAAACCTGAGCACCCCTCCCCGTTACCATCCACAGACAAGATGTCAGAGAAGGAGGAGTTTACCGCCTCTTACGAAAAAGAGTCCTCAACATCATCATGGCTCGACTCCAAGAGCCCTTCTGCTACACCTCCGTTTGAAGAGGTCAAAGGAAAGGAGACATTTGAGTACAGCACAGGGAGCCGATTCCCTTCAGTGGCTGACAGACCTGAGGCCTCGTCCACTTCTTTATCATCAGAAAAAGACTCATCTTTTAAGAGCCCGACTGACGCCAAGCCCCAGACGTACTCCTCAATGACAGTGTTTGATGAAGGCAAACCTGCTGTCACAGGCTATGGTGACAAAGGAGCGTGTTTGGAGGTCGATATGCGAAAACTAACTGCAAGGGATGAGGAGgactatgatgatgatgaagttgtcgatgatgacgaggaggacgaggaagacgaagaggaggaggaggaggaggaggaggaagacgaagGGGCTGTTGATTCTGATATGGAGAAAGGCGCCAAAGAGAAGTCTGAGAAGGAAGTAAAAAGTCCAGTTAGTGAAATGTTCGGCTCCAATAGGCCTGAATTTATGGTTTCTATGGCTGGATACGGCTACAACAGCCAGGGGAAGCCGAGCAGCTCTGGCTCACTCACAAAGATTGAACAGGAAGCGAAGATTGACTCCTCATCCCTCAGTTCAAAGCCAACGGATTTAGGTGCTACGGGTTTCTCTGGCTACTCCTCAGGGTTTGAGTACTCATATGGAAGCAGTGAGAAAGACTCATTTTTAGCAAGTCAGACCACCGACAAAGGTAAAGACGATTTCACTTTGAAATCAACAGAGGGCAGTTATTACCAAAATGACAGAGCTGATCCTGATTTTGAGAAACAGAAGACACCAGACCTTCTGAGTAAGAGATCACTGGACACAAGCTTCCAGTACACGACCACTGCTGCCCCCGCGTATTCCTCCTCTTCAGCTTATAGCTACTCCTCCTCCACCTCGGGCTCCCTCTCCACCAGCCGTCAGTTCGGAGAGGAGCTGGAGACGCCTGCTGAGCCTCTCTTTGAATACTCCTCCTTTAAAGATGAACACTCATTGGTCATGGATCCCCCCTTCCCTGGCTCAGCTGGCGCCAAAGATGACTACTTAGAAGTGTCTGAGAAACAGATCACAGCTACAACCACGGCTGAGTCCACCTCCAGTTTAGCTCGCTTCTCTCCCCTCAGCCCATTTGAGGAGGTCAAATCCTTTCCCTCGCTCTCATCTGCTGTCTCTGCTGAAGACAAGAAGGATCATACAACATCAGGTGGCATTACGGACAAAGGCCCTCAATCTGAATGCTTCTATAAGGCTGATTGGTCTGAAGGGTCCAAGCTGGACACAGCTGTTGGGTTTGGGGCCTCAGCAGGACCGTTTGCTCAACCTTCAGAACTCTCCAAGGACAAAGAGGCAGCCAGTGCCGCTCTGTTTGGCGTGACTTCCTCACCACGTCCAGACATAGAAGGCAAGCATTACTTTGAGGAGACTGacagcagtgaggaggaggatgaggaggcgtACATGCGTGAGATGACTCGCAGGTCCCCTTCCAGCGGCCTGGCTGGTAGCCTCTCATTCTCTGACAAGCCTGTTGCTCCAGCCACCAGTGAAAAGACAGCTGGTGCACTCCCCGATGTTCTTGGCTCGTACATGCCCTCACCTCTTCAGGCCAGCAAGCCAGATACAGTCAACGGCCCCATGGAGGTCAGCACAAGCTCCGCCCTCCCtgctggagcagcagcagccagtggTGCAGCTTCAGGCCCAGCCAAAGTGGAGcccagagagggagcagcagctTACAGGAGTTCTTATGAGTGGGAGATGTCAAAGCCCCAGATGGGGATGGTTCCCGGAGACTCCCCTCCTCATTACCGTCATGATGATGAGTTTGAGGAGGAGTGTGAGATGGAGCCAGAGCATCCTGCCCGCCCGCTGTCACTCTCTTCAACCGATCAGCCGTTTCGCGCACCGTTCTACGCTGAAGAGTGCAGCCGAGGAGggcaggatgatgatgatgatgatgacagcgATCAGGATCTCGCTGGTGATGTGCCCATGGGAGCCACCTCCTTGTATACCAGCCGCAGCTCTCCTGGATATTCCTCCTCTGAGTACAGGCAGTCCAAACATGACCTCTCCCCTTCCTTCATTAACCCATGTATGCGGCAGTTATCCAGTGACGAGGATGATGAGGAGCATGGACGCAGAAGTGACCAATCACAGGAAGGCGATGATCACGATCTGTCAGTCAAGAGACGAGCTCACAAACAGCCTCATCATCACCAGTCTCATAGCAGGGACAGCAGCTCTCTGCACCACACTGGTGGCATGTCAGCAGGGCTCGGTCTGGCCACAGAGGACACACCGCCCACCTCCGTCAGCGAGTCTTTAAACTCACAGTCAGACTCTGATGTGCCTCCAGGCACTGAGGAATACCCCTCGGCCACTGGTGAAGGCAACATGGACTCAGATGAGGATGCAGACTACATGCCTGCTGATAAATTATCTGCCTCAGGAGGAGGCAGTCATCATTCCTCTAGGAGGAGCAATGaccctcctcctgctcccctCATGGACCCCTGCCCTCACCCCCCACGCCCAGACGTTTGCATGGTGGATCCTGACTCTCTGGAAAATGGCTTGGTTAAGAAAGAGCCAAAAGCCAAGGGCTTAAAGAAGACTTCGGGGAAAACCAAATCATCATCCCCAGCTAGGCGCAAGAGGTCCCCCATGCCTGTCAAACAGACGCCGTCTCCTCGCAGCACCTCGCTGAAGAAGAAGGACACAGACAAGAGCTCGCGTATGTCTCGTCTGTCAGACGGACAGGGCTCCAAAGACGATGACCTCTCCAGGTCGAGCTACAACCCCGGCAAAGGGCTGACTAACGGAGTCAAGAGCAGTTCAG GTTCTCAGAAGTCCGGCTCTGCAGCTGCTTCTGGCCTCCCTATTTATGTGGACTTGGCCTACATTCCCAACCACTGCAGTGCCAAGAACGTGGACCAAGAGTTTTTTAAACGCATTCGTTCTGCGTACTATGTGGTGAGTGGGAACGATGCAGCAAGTGGAGAACCAAGCCGAGGAGTCCTGGATGCACTGCTGGATGGCAAAGCTCAGTGGGGATCAAACCTGCAG GTGACGCTGATCCCGACCCACGACACAGAGGTGACCCGTGACTGGTACCAGCAGACTCACGAGAGGCAGCAGGAGCTCAACATCATGGTCCTGGCCTCCAGCAGCACCGTGGTCATGCAGGACGAGTCCTTCCCCGCCTGCAAGATCGAGTTTTAA